In Pseudanabaena sp. BC1403, the following are encoded in one genomic region:
- a CDS encoding ABC transporter substrate-binding protein: MRYLLRRFLAWFAIAIITITTLFACTNGKIINNGRLGISDRTDERIVLGTTSKIRTLDPADANEFFISNIFYNTLERLYTYKEGSNEIIPQLAADMPKVSEDGLIYTVPVRTGIKFHDRTNFNAYTMKFALDRFMNSKGAPAYILTDVIEAISVPSETELIFKLKQPLQFFPKFLAFTGAAAISPQVYKHIKDEKTGKLLFLPDKLVGTGPYQVTQFVEGSYLRLDTFPDYWGKKPANKGIDIQFFSSNSNLLNAFKTGAVDIAFQTLTPTQIKNVEANAKQNGWTIASGQGATILYMVLNTQQAPLNDVRVRQALSAAIDRPLLESRIFFNQRAPLYSLIPSAFVESKPVFEQKYGDGNGKLARQLLESAGYSDDKPAQITIWYSPKYGGNGDLIASTLRASMQKNVGKILQIKTERVENTVGYAFLDKGVYPAYLLDWVPDILDPDNYIKPFLECEEAKGDRCTKGSSQFQGSFYNSTEMNGLIAKQRKERDVVKRSQILQKIQELLAEDVPFIPLWQNKEYAFAQKGLQGVKIEPNQQLPYWNISK; this comes from the coding sequence ATGAGATATTTGCTGCGTCGCTTTTTGGCTTGGTTTGCGATCGCCATCATCACAATAACCACATTATTTGCCTGTACAAATGGCAAAATCATCAATAACGGGAGACTGGGGATTAGCGATCGCACTGATGAGCGCATCGTTTTGGGCACAACCAGCAAAATTCGCACGCTCGATCCTGCCGATGCCAACGAATTTTTTATCAGCAATATTTTTTACAACACGCTCGAACGTCTTTACACATATAAAGAAGGCTCCAACGAAATCATTCCTCAACTGGCGGCGGATATGCCCAAAGTTAGTGAAGATGGATTAATCTATACAGTGCCAGTGCGAACAGGGATCAAATTTCATGATCGCACTAATTTCAATGCCTACACAATGAAATTTGCCTTAGACCGCTTCATGAATTCTAAAGGCGCACCAGCATATATCTTGACCGATGTGATCGAGGCTATTTCTGTACCTAGCGAAACTGAACTGATTTTTAAGCTCAAACAACCTTTGCAATTTTTCCCAAAGTTCTTAGCGTTTACAGGAGCAGCCGCAATATCACCACAGGTTTATAAACACATTAAAGATGAAAAGACAGGCAAGCTATTATTCTTACCCGATAAATTAGTTGGCACTGGCCCCTATCAAGTTACACAGTTTGTCGAAGGTAGCTACTTACGCTTAGATACATTTCCCGATTATTGGGGTAAAAAGCCAGCCAATAAAGGGATTGATATTCAGTTTTTCTCTTCTAATTCCAACTTACTGAACGCATTTAAGACTGGTGCAGTTGATATCGCATTTCAAACACTTACACCAACTCAGATCAAGAATGTAGAGGCTAACGCTAAGCAAAATGGTTGGACGATCGCATCAGGTCAAGGTGCAACTATCCTGTATATGGTATTAAATACGCAACAAGCACCACTGAATGACGTGCGCGTGCGCCAAGCTCTATCTGCCGCAATCGATCGCCCCCTACTCGAATCACGCATATTTTTCAATCAACGTGCGCCACTATATAGCTTGATTCCTAGCGCCTTTGTAGAATCCAAGCCTGTATTTGAGCAGAAATATGGTGATGGCAACGGTAAACTCGCGCGGCAATTGCTAGAGTCGGCAGGATATTCCGACGATAAGCCTGCTCAAATTACAATTTGGTATTCCCCAAAATATGGCGGTAATGGGGATCTAATCGCTAGCACTCTAAGAGCCTCAATGCAAAAGAATGTCGGTAAAATTTTGCAGATCAAAACTGAGCGCGTTGAAAATACAGTTGGTTATGCTTTTCTGGATAAAGGCGTATATCCCGCCTATTTACTTGATTGGGTTCCTGATATTCTTGACCCCGATAACTACATCAAGCCATTTTTAGAATGTGAAGAAGCAAAAGGCGATCGCTGCACAAAGGGTAGTAGTCAGTTTCAAGGGTCATTTTATAACAGCACAGAAATGAATGGGTTGATTGCTAAGCAGCGTAAAGAACGTGACGTAGTTAAGCGATCGCAAATACTTCAAAAGATTCAAGAACTTCTAGCTGAGGATGTACCATTTATTCCGCTCTGGCAAAACAAAGAATACGCCTTTGCTCAAAAAGGGTTACAGGGAGTCAAAATCGAACCAAACCAACAACTTCCCTACTGGAATATTTCCAAATAA
- a CDS encoding DUF2059 domain-containing protein — protein MKKSSLILVTCMCLFAYPAIAYAEQDVPAPITVTAKSKKQLARELLVELGIGKQYDLYFWNSVDLAYGTGTRTKVSEWLQKTLVQVAGWRYVESQYVARLEANFSEMELKELMELAKRPLMKKLLRTEIQAYEETSTKRARLLFQAWDDYNSGKINMPPNLLN, from the coding sequence ATGAAAAAATCTAGTTTGATATTAGTTACTTGCATGTGTCTTTTTGCATATCCTGCGATCGCCTACGCCGAACAAGATGTACCTGCACCAATCACGGTTACCGCAAAATCCAAGAAACAATTAGCTAGAGAACTTCTAGTTGAGCTAGGTATTGGCAAGCAATATGACTTATATTTTTGGAATAGTGTCGATCTTGCTTACGGTACGGGTACTAGAACCAAGGTTAGTGAATGGCTGCAAAAGACTCTGGTACAAGTGGCAGGATGGAGATATGTGGAATCTCAGTATGTGGCACGTTTAGAAGCTAACTTTTCGGAAATGGAACTAAAGGAATTGATGGAATTAGCAAAGCGCCCATTGATGAAAAAGTTGCTGAGAACTGAGATTCAAGCCTATGAGGAGACAAGTACAAAGCGAGCGAGATTACTTTTTCAAGCATGGGATGATTACAATTCAGGCAAAATAAATATGCCGCCCAACTTATTGAATTAG
- a CDS encoding GFA family protein: protein MSLLTDSNSNTNIFGGCHCGAIRFRVKVRTYEAIDCNCSICQKKGILHLIVPPEDFELLKGEDNLSTYTFNTGIAKHHFCKTCGIHPFYRPRSHPNDYDVNVRCLDDAAIEQFTITHFDGKHWEDNIQQITS, encoded by the coding sequence ATGTCTCTATTAACTGATTCCAACTCAAATACGAATATCTTTGGTGGCTGTCATTGCGGAGCCATCCGCTTTCGGGTGAAGGTAAGAACATATGAAGCGATCGATTGCAATTGCTCTATTTGCCAAAAGAAAGGGATTTTGCATTTGATTGTCCCTCCTGAAGATTTTGAGCTATTGAAAGGTGAAGATAATCTATCAACTTACACTTTTAATACAGGTATCGCCAAGCATCATTTTTGCAAAACTTGCGGGATTCATCCTTTTTATCGTCCGCGATCGCATCCTAATGATTACGATGTCAATGTTCGTTGCCTCGATGATGCAGCAATAGAACAGTTTACGATTACGCATTTTGACGGCAAACATTGGGAAGATAATATTCAGCAGATTACCTCATAA
- a CDS encoding iron-sulfur cluster assembly accessory protein — protein sequence MITLTDAAIARVRNLQSQRATSAPLRLGIKQGGCSGLSYLMDFVDQLESDDNQYEYNGVQIVINNSNLPQLQGLELDYTEDLMGGGFRFRNPNASKSCSCGTSFATPKEIGAPVACS from the coding sequence ATGATTACATTGACTGACGCAGCGATCGCTCGCGTAAGAAATCTCCAAAGTCAACGCGCCACTTCTGCTCCTTTGCGTTTAGGCATTAAGCAAGGCGGTTGCTCTGGTTTATCTTATTTGATGGATTTTGTTGATCAACTTGAATCTGATGATAATCAGTATGAATATAACGGTGTACAAATCGTTATTAACAATAGCAATTTGCCTCAGCTACAAGGTCTAGAACTCGACTACACCGAGGATCTCATGGGTGGTGGATTCCGCTTCCGTAACCCTAACGCCAGCAAGTCTTGCAGTTGCGGTACTTCTTTTGCCACTCCTAAAGAAATTGGTGCACCTGTAGCTTGTAGTTAA
- a CDS encoding LL-diaminopimelate aminotransferase: MQFADRLQPLQSNVFADMDIAKSQVKASGMAVIDLSLGSSDLPTDAFILEAIADALKDTSTHGYSLFGSTLDFREAVAAWIQQRFHIKVDPETEVLPLIGSQEGTAHLPLALLNPDDFALLQDPGYPSHYGGIHLAGGQVYGMPLLAENDFLPVFADIPETVLAQSKMMVLSYPHNPTTATATLEFFQSAVKFCQQHNLVLVHDFPYLDLVFDGSTPPSVLQADRDRSVSIEFFTMSKSYNMGGFRVGFAVGNRELIKALRQIKATVDFNQYQGIMRGAIKALTGDRTPIDRVVATFQERRDVMIKSLQAIGWEISNPSATMYLWAKLPDRYAHNSVKFCLDLIKSTGIALAPGSGFGKHGEGYVRFALVHPPEVLREAATKIGTFLHLSS, translated from the coding sequence ATGCAATTTGCCGATCGCCTCCAGCCTTTACAGTCCAACGTATTTGCCGATATGGACATTGCTAAAAGTCAGGTCAAAGCATCTGGCATGGCGGTAATTGACCTGTCGCTTGGTTCATCTGATTTGCCAACCGATGCATTTATCCTAGAAGCGATCGCTGACGCTCTTAAAGATACCAGTACTCACGGTTATTCGCTATTTGGTAGCACTCTAGACTTTCGTGAGGCTGTAGCAGCATGGATACAGCAACGATTCCATATCAAAGTCGATCCAGAAACAGAAGTATTACCGCTAATTGGCTCACAGGAAGGGACAGCCCATTTACCGCTTGCTTTGCTCAATCCCGATGATTTTGCCCTCTTACAAGACCCTGGATATCCATCGCACTATGGCGGCATTCATTTGGCTGGAGGGCAAGTATATGGAATGCCTCTATTGGCAGAAAATGACTTTTTACCAGTCTTTGCCGATATTCCAGAGACAGTGTTGGCACAGTCAAAAATGATGGTGTTGAGCTATCCTCACAATCCCACTACAGCAACAGCAACGTTAGAATTTTTTCAATCTGCTGTCAAGTTTTGTCAACAGCATAATCTCGTATTAGTTCATGACTTCCCATATCTCGACCTAGTATTTGATGGATCAACGCCACCTTCAGTTTTGCAAGCTGATCGCGATCGCAGTGTCAGCATCGAATTTTTCACCATGTCTAAGTCCTACAATATGGGCGGTTTTCGGGTTGGGTTTGCCGTCGGCAATCGTGAACTAATTAAGGCTCTTCGCCAAATTAAGGCTACTGTAGACTTCAATCAATACCAAGGGATCATGCGCGGTGCAATCAAAGCTTTAACAGGCGATCGCACACCAATTGATCGAGTCGTTGCCACTTTTCAGGAGCGCCGAGATGTAATGATCAAGTCACTTCAAGCGATCGGTTGGGAAATCTCCAATCCTAGTGCCACAATGTATCTCTGGGCGAAGTTGCCTGATCGCTATGCCCATAATTCAGTTAAATTTTGTCTAGACTTGATTAAATCGACTGGTATCGCCCTTGCCCCTGGGTCGGGATTTGGCAAACATGGAGAAGGCTATGTAAGGTTTGCTTTAGTCCATCCCCCTGAAGTTTTACGAGAAGCTGCTACAAAAATCGGGACATTTTTGCATCTCTCATCATAA
- a CDS encoding pentapeptide repeat-containing protein produces MSSNKNIPQKGQGAGDPDKKQSAQSEAADVDWMIMSDISTRIGGSPAVKSSSNQSPVKSSSQISSNQDVDHDLEDLEFLRSIGLDDAIESPSSSRNTVNTSGGKATDNNEVNNIDWLIVTDLSVRKENAEIKAQPNPSYQDIGQSQTTLQPLTDNILDGLDEDLGLNEFDFLEDSDFSDLDSLNLGISDSLSIDELQNEIDNTEGKIQGLAELLDENDDSSFDLIADVENDDWDSISGIFENDFNQLTRDPDLEIAVKSPEISDQVSAWGGATEDASENIDLGSDLFSDSNDAENLLVDNLELSDEIQSDQIVEDFEIRNDFQSEFQDDLQNVQDQDLSFDGFAVGSLESEFDSNLNDDFGAAQSLESFESSVTEDDFWSTTSSNLEPESVLDESVENAFTNDWGEIAENAIEDAVWDSTPNIAADLISSTSIDNAFGSSDEWESQPTIDQFEVEENIGFDLPNLASSEMESYVNFELDNVDSNLGSIETEFEAGFSSQIDPAFEQPFEQPSEQPSDQIDSELEPQIGLDEDWSMEIEANAISGDFIGVDSDRDLALEDEMIVTAPSEEVDWSASLEAEIGNGNNVVWDEPLVETEDYLPPVEESSEIFNDDLLGLVDSSITEPPFNEGFDFGDNLDANGWAIANNGNQIVESISESEAFDYNDISGTLDVHEQLAEQQQFTDFSEFIDPSHDDIDASLEAGEFGFSENYLPASSDWENLSESIAEQTTDSDYADSFAAEQSSNLGITDNFANYNDSFANDSDVADNFASYADSFATEEGLVDNFASYADSFDNDVVPQVNANLGSPNWDASDAKSSLIASNDIDNIGSILDENFDLASFDEDSLLDIPPSDFNLGSIPTTLSPNRSNAFSEDSLSGFAHQQPSIAPIDNFANNLVSQSDPFEEALANDLLNDNYEEVNFEEEALAHDLLNGLVPEDDDFVSAKESPTMSTPMPSPNSNFAASTKFELGSNDRDFLDDFDLESIDPLGDSGFDDGFASIPISTGLTPPAPPIVPMPPSLPPLTKQEPTSPSISNLPPPPPFLPPLPPKRNPTQGTTPVITHPAANAGNQPLPQNRMGRRSEEDDFDRFHSQSDQHRNRSKPIDSIDESWSNLLDADTVLSGGRTSTGSSYSDINSATPPSAGKSAGRSSQGRERRERNSPSNVSRRKETGLPDFDDLGLEVHDDNTDWSGLLDSGDLSDSITTISPQSTQLPSRVRTNPIADSRFDMTGVSETKEIPRDRRKPMASFGDSTQARMGTHPDQIDFNRFTEDSYDAYSGYEQPSAPSSNNPSKPKLTIPSISLESLWQNYLKIPAIGLGAIGGAFLLYSLLNRPIFDLGLRWGLFKDASGRDFTNADFKGAKLDNVDFSKAILTGAKMQDASLVGANFQGANLDGVNFTKANLNRARLIQSSVIWAEFSNAQLNLVDFAGADLARSNFVGAKMEGANLKDSKIGAQGTEKATKFSATTLLAWQIVNEPREGRNLANQDLSGLNLSFTSLKRANLTNVKLNYTDMTNTDLSGANLSGGQINGANWSGAKLNGINLTNVQFDKNKLPKTDEETICPNGKKGPCKF; encoded by the coding sequence ATGTCTTCCAATAAAAACATCCCACAAAAAGGTCAAGGTGCTGGTGACCCAGATAAGAAGCAATCAGCGCAATCTGAAGCTGCTGATGTTGATTGGATGATTATGTCGGATATTAGTACGCGAATTGGCGGATCTCCAGCAGTCAAATCAAGCTCAAATCAATCACCAGTCAAATCATCTTCTCAAATATCAAGTAATCAAGATGTTGATCATGATCTTGAAGATTTAGAGTTTTTGCGATCGATAGGTTTGGATGATGCAATTGAGAGTCCATCTTCTTCAAGAAACACAGTAAATACATCAGGGGGTAAAGCCACTGATAATAATGAGGTTAACAATATTGACTGGTTAATTGTGACTGATCTCAGTGTGAGAAAGGAAAACGCGGAGATTAAAGCACAACCAAATCCTTCATATCAAGATATAGGTCAATCCCAGACAACTCTTCAGCCACTAACAGATAACATATTGGATGGTCTAGATGAAGACCTGGGCTTGAATGAGTTCGACTTTTTGGAGGATTCTGATTTCTCCGATCTAGATTCTTTAAACTTGGGCATTTCAGACTCACTCAGTATTGATGAGTTGCAAAATGAGATCGACAATACTGAAGGTAAGATCCAAGGACTAGCAGAATTGCTAGACGAAAACGATGACTCAAGTTTTGATTTGATTGCTGATGTTGAAAATGATGACTGGGATAGCATTTCAGGAATCTTTGAAAACGATTTTAATCAGTTAACTAGAGATCCCGATCTAGAAATTGCTGTTAAATCTCCTGAAATATCAGATCAAGTTTCAGCGTGGGGTGGAGCTACTGAAGATGCTTCAGAGAATATAGATTTAGGTTCTGATTTGTTTTCTGATAGTAATGATGCTGAAAATTTATTGGTCGATAATTTAGAGTTGTCTGATGAGATCCAATCTGATCAGATAGTTGAAGATTTTGAGATTAGGAATGACTTTCAAAGCGAATTTCAAGACGACCTGCAAAATGTACAAGATCAAGATTTATCTTTTGATGGATTTGCAGTTGGTAGTCTAGAATCAGAATTTGACAGTAACCTAAATGATGACTTTGGCGCAGCACAGTCTCTAGAATCATTTGAATCAAGTGTGACTGAAGATGATTTTTGGTCTACTACTTCGTCAAATCTTGAGCCTGAATCCGTACTTGATGAGTCAGTTGAGAATGCATTCACTAATGATTGGGGAGAAATTGCCGAAAATGCGATCGAAGATGCGGTTTGGGACAGTACTCCTAACATAGCAGCTGATCTAATATCATCTACATCTATTGATAATGCTTTTGGTTCATCTGATGAATGGGAGAGTCAGCCAACAATAGATCAATTTGAAGTAGAAGAAAATATTGGCTTTGATCTGCCTAATCTAGCTTCTTCCGAAATGGAAAGTTATGTTAATTTTGAATTAGATAATGTAGATTCCAATTTGGGATCTATTGAGACAGAATTTGAGGCAGGATTTAGTTCACAAATTGATCCAGCTTTTGAACAGCCATTTGAACAGCCATCTGAACAGCCATCTGATCAGATAGACAGTGAACTTGAGCCTCAAATTGGACTCGATGAAGATTGGAGTATGGAGATTGAAGCCAATGCTATCAGTGGCGATTTCATTGGGGTTGACTCGGATAGGGACTTGGCGTTAGAAGATGAGATGATTGTCACTGCTCCTAGTGAAGAGGTTGATTGGAGTGCAAGTCTAGAAGCTGAAATTGGAAATGGGAACAATGTCGTTTGGGATGAACCGTTAGTTGAGACAGAAGACTATTTGCCACCTGTAGAAGAATCTTCGGAAATTTTTAATGATGATTTATTGGGTTTAGTTGACAGTAGTATAACAGAGCCTCCTTTCAATGAAGGTTTTGATTTTGGAGACAATCTTGATGCCAACGGTTGGGCGATCGCAAATAACGGCAATCAAATCGTTGAAAGTATCAGTGAGTCTGAAGCTTTTGATTATAATGATATATCAGGCACTCTAGATGTACATGAACAACTTGCTGAGCAGCAACAATTTACAGACTTCAGTGAATTTATCGATCCTTCCCATGATGATATTGATGCAAGTTTAGAAGCTGGTGAATTTGGCTTTTCTGAGAACTATCTTCCTGCATCTTCGGATTGGGAAAATCTTAGTGAATCAATTGCGGAGCAAACTACTGACTCTGATTATGCCGATAGTTTTGCTGCGGAGCAATCTTCTAATTTAGGTATAACTGATAACTTTGCTAATTATAACGATAGTTTTGCTAATGACTCGGATGTAGCTGATAACTTTGCTAGTTATGCTGATAGTTTTGCTACTGAAGAGGGGTTAGTTGATAACTTTGCTAGTTATGCTGATAGTTTTGACAATGATGTAGTTCCACAAGTTAATGCTAACTTGGGAAGTCCTAATTGGGATGCAAGTGATGCAAAATCAAGTCTTATAGCTAGTAATGATATTGATAATATAGGAAGTATACTTGATGAAAATTTCGATCTAGCTTCTTTCGATGAAGATAGTTTACTAGACATTCCTCCTTCCGATTTCAACCTCGGCAGTATCCCCACAACACTCTCTCCAAATCGTTCTAATGCATTTTCAGAAGATTCACTTTCGGGATTTGCCCATCAGCAGCCTTCAATCGCTCCTATAGATAATTTTGCGAACAATTTAGTCTCACAAAGCGATCCATTTGAAGAGGCTTTGGCAAATGATTTACTTAACGACAACTATGAAGAAGTGAATTTTGAGGAAGAAGCTTTAGCTCATGATTTACTTAATGGGCTTGTACCAGAAGACGATGATTTTGTGTCAGCAAAAGAGTCCCCAACTATGTCAACTCCTATGCCATCTCCAAACTCAAATTTTGCAGCATCTACAAAGTTCGAGCTAGGATCAAATGATCGCGACTTTTTGGATGATTTTGACCTAGAAAGTATCGACCCACTTGGTGACAGTGGATTCGACGATGGATTTGCCTCCATCCCAATATCTACTGGTCTGACTCCACCAGCACCACCAATTGTGCCAATGCCTCCGAGTCTTCCTCCCCTCACTAAACAAGAACCTACTTCTCCATCTATCAGTAATTTACCGCCGCCACCACCATTTCTACCGCCGCTACCTCCAAAGCGCAACCCAACTCAGGGTACAACTCCAGTAATAACTCATCCTGCGGCAAATGCTGGTAATCAGCCATTGCCCCAAAATAGAATGGGCAGAAGAAGTGAAGAAGATGATTTTGACCGATTTCATTCTCAATCAGACCAACATAGAAATCGCAGCAAGCCTATCGACTCAATTGATGAGAGCTGGTCAAATTTATTAGATGCTGATACTGTACTTTCTGGAGGAAGAACTTCAACAGGGTCTTCCTATTCTGATATAAACAGTGCAACTCCTCCTAGTGCAGGAAAATCTGCGGGAAGATCTTCACAAGGCAGAGAAAGGAGAGAGCGCAATTCTCCCTCTAATGTTTCTAGGCGCAAAGAAACAGGATTGCCTGATTTTGACGATCTTGGTTTAGAAGTTCATGACGACAATACAGATTGGTCTGGGTTGCTAGATAGCGGTGATTTATCTGACAGTATCACTACGATCAGTCCTCAAAGTACGCAGCTACCTTCACGGGTGAGAACTAATCCAATAGCTGATTCTCGCTTTGACATGACTGGGGTGAGTGAGACTAAAGAAATTCCTCGCGATCGCCGTAAACCAATGGCAAGCTTCGGGGATTCTACACAAGCGCGGATGGGTACACATCCCGATCAAATCGATTTCAATCGATTTACCGAAGATAGCTATGATGCATATAGTGGATATGAACAGCCATCTGCACCATCGTCAAACAATCCTAGTAAACCCAAATTAACTATACCGAGTATCAGCTTAGAGTCGCTATGGCAAAACTATCTCAAAATTCCTGCGATCGGATTAGGTGCGATCGGTGGGGCTTTTCTGCTTTATAGTCTACTCAATAGACCTATTTTTGATTTGGGTCTGCGGTGGGGACTGTTTAAAGATGCCAGTGGAAGAGACTTTACAAATGCAGATTTCAAAGGAGCGAAGCTGGATAATGTGGACTTCAGCAAAGCCATTCTCACAGGGGCGAAAATGCAAGATGCTAGTCTTGTTGGGGCAAACTTTCAAGGGGCAAACCTTGATGGAGTAAACTTTACTAAAGCAAATCTCAATCGGGCTAGATTAATTCAATCTAGTGTCATTTGGGCGGAGTTCAGCAATGCTCAATTGAATCTTGTCGATTTCGCGGGTGCAGATTTAGCCCGTTCTAATTTTGTCGGCGCTAAAATGGAAGGAGCTAATCTAAAAGATTCTAAAATAGGCGCTCAAGGGACAGAGAAAGCAACAAAATTTAGTGCGACGACTTTGCTAGCTTGGCAAATTGTCAATGAGCCTCGTGAAGGGCGTAACTTAGCTAATCAAGATCTGTCAGGTTTAAATTTGAGTTTTACAAGTCTAAAACGCGCCAATCTAACTAATGTTAAGCTCAACTATACTGACATGACTAATACAGATCTGAGTGGAGCCAATCTCTCTGGTGGTCAGATAAATGGGGCTAACTGGAGTGGCGCAAAGCTAAATGGTATTAACCTTACTAATGTTCAGTTTGATAAAAACAAGCTACCTAAGACAGATGAAGAAACAATCTGTCCGAATGGCAAGAAAGGCCCTTGTAAGTTCTAG